In Papaver somniferum cultivar HN1 chromosome 1, ASM357369v1, whole genome shotgun sequence, a genomic segment contains:
- the LOC113275944 gene encoding disease resistance protein RGA2-like: protein MAAESILVNGVTEILKPLISLVSQRITSAWGVKDDLRKLMETLASIQALITSAEEKQVNDPTVRLWMRNLKDVVYDADDVMDEFIYETMRPIKMARKILVSSSNPLVVKFKMARKIRAINERLDKINKDSKTYQLQNITQNNPTVVLQSNRLTSSVGGTDSLFLGREAAKSDIIKILIGKPSTSSSGISYQPQNVSTLSIVGMGGMGKTTLAQMVYNDNSVERNFELRAWVCVSHPFHIFKILKDVNESITGSKCEDLSNVDVLAKQVKEKLIGKKYLLVLDDLWNENVTYWEKLKNYLSYGGIGSKILVTTRSQTVASVVGGDARDLEKLSNDVCWSIIEKKVLSQGGAVLTDPEMISIGKDIAKKCDGVPLAANLLGSSMCLKREKSYWRSIVDDIDRLRGTSEYDHVISILKLSYDNLSPPLKQCFSYCCIFPKDWEINREMLIRLWMAEGFVFPSGGGENISLEDIGNEYFECSLWSSFFQDVEKDEESGDITTCKMHDLVHDLATSVLDPNEFRISNVRDEKEDVRRLQLQFDEGQSLASPKVLSNAVKLRTIVALNPKNILHINSFFQCRRLRVLCRLSNRYQWEVPSSRMSCLVLRELCSASSISKLKHLRYLDLSNLDLSPEVSLSLSHSYNLQTLILRGCRNVPSCLFNKIGSLKSLRHLDFSHSDIKSIPENIGSFEHLSFLDVSRTPISKIPDSITRISSLKTLKFDSCRNLVGLPSQLGALTRLSCLDLSGTNIKVLPESCISNLCNLEIMKLGRECERPKEIKNWPKLRIFTHERFYDVMPRGIERLTCLETLYYVARQETEVCGSPSNKRCSGIEDLAGLNSLRELWIIKLENVRGGIEDAETAKLKDKQHLRELNLYWGSTDDDQVPRSVNDTAVLEGLQPHSNLKTLDINGFSGLKLPKWMMGCSLSNYLPDLAKIDFTDFNNCEQLPSLGMLPFLRDLSIWSMKSIKCLGEEFYYQQENREEEESSSTAKRSCSLLFPWLVDLWIIDLENLEEWVAPPLSSTSSCFPSLETMTIRNCKRLRSTPPITSFSSLKRLELWGINDNAVNSLLNIGGEGCLPSLTSFEIWDSPDQIYLPPFGALLQHSTQSLKITHCSNFQGFRDDGDNRNNNNSSIRSLWLQYCPVLTSLPDLRLCTSLRELRINNCDKLKNKESIPYDLKKSLAFLDVLKVDFIQRDEGGPDVSNVFELTNLMEKKK, encoded by the coding sequence ATGGCTGCTGAAAGTATTCTAGTTAACGGTGTAACTGAGATCTTGAAACCGTTGATCTCTCTAGTTTCTCAACGGATTACTTCGGCATGGGGTGTAAAAGACGACTTAAGAAAGCTTATGGAAACCTTAGCGTCAATTCAAGCTCTAATTACTTCTGCTGAGGAAAAACAAGTTAATGATCCTACTGTCAGACTTTGGATGAGAAACCTTAAAGACGTTGTCTATGATGCAGACGACGTTATGGATGAGTTTATTTACGAAACCATGCGTCCCATTAAGATGGCACGCAAAATTCTGGTTTCATCCTCCAACCCGCTTGTAGTTAAATTCAAGATGGCACGTAAAATTCGAGCCATCAATGAGAGGTTAGATAAAATCAACAAAGACAGTAAAACGTATCAGTTGCAAAATATTACCCAAAACAATCCGACTGTGGTTTTGCAAAGTAATCGGTTGACTTCATCCGTTGGTGGGACTGATTCATTATTTTTAGGGAGGGAGGCTGCAAAATCAGACATAATAAAGATATTGATCGGCAAGCCGTCGACATCATCATCTGGGATTTCTTATCAACCTCAAAATGTATCAACTTTATCAATTGTGGGTATGGGTGGAATGGGTAAAACTACATTAGCCCAAATGGTCTACAATGATAACTCCGTGGAGAGAAATTTTGAGCTAAGAGCTTGGGTTTGTGTCTCTCATCCTTTTCATATCTTTAAGATTCTAAAAGATGTCAACGAATCCATTACTGGAAGTAAATGTGAGGATCTATCAAATGTCGATGTACTGGCAAAACAGGTCAAGGAAAAATTGATCGGTAAGAAATATTTGCTAGTTCTCGACGATTTGTGGAACGAGAATGTTACGTATTGGGAAAAACTGAAGAACTACCTAAGCTATGGCGGCATCGGCAGCAAGATATTAGTTACTACACGCAGCCAAACAGTTGCATCAGTTGTAGGCGGTGATGCTCGTGATCTTGAAAAGTTATCAAATGATGTTTGTTGGTCCATTATTGAGAAGAAAGTATTGTCCCAGGGTGGAGCGGTGTTGACTGATCCAGAAATGATCAGTATTGGCAAGGATATAGCAAAAAAATGTGATGGTGTACCCCTTGCGGCCAACTTACTTGGAAGTTCAATGTGTTTGAAAAGAGAGAAAAGCTATTGGAGGTCAATCGTAGACGACATTGATCGATTGCGAGGTACATCTGAATATGATCATGTCATTTCAATTTTAAAGTTGAGCTACGATAATTTATCTCCTCCTTTGAAGCAATGTTTTTCATATTGTTGTATTTTCCCGAAAGATTGGGAAATAAATAGAGAAATGTTAATTCGGTTATGGATGGCCGAAGGATTCGTTTTTCCATCAGGTGGAGGAGAAAATATATCTCTTGAAGATATTGGAAATGAATATTTTGAGTGTTCGTTGTGGAGTTCGTTCTTCCAAGATGTGGAGAAGGATGAAGAGTCGGGTGACATTACAACATGTAAGATGCATGATTTGGTTCATGATCTCGCAACGAGTGTTCTGGATCCTAATGAATTTAGAATTTCGAACGTAAGAGATGAAAAGGAAGACGTTCGTCGCTTACAACTGCAGTTTGATGAAGGACAAAGTTTGGCATCTCCAAAAGTATTATCAAATGCAGTGAAACTGCGTACAATTGTTGCTCTTAACCCAAAGAATATTTTGCACATCAATTCTTTCTTTCAATGTAGGCGTTTACGCGTACTATGTCGTCTCAGTAACCGGTATCAGTGGGAAGTACCTTCTAGCAGAATGTCTTGCCTTGTGTTACGGGAATTATGTTCTGCTTCTTCGATTTCTAAGCTGAAGCATTTGAGGTACCTTGACCTCTCAAACCTGGATTTATCTCCTGAGGTATCTTTAAGTTTAAGTCATTCTTACAATTTGCAAACACTCATACTGAGAGGATGCAGAAACGTTCCTAGCTGTCTTTTTAATAAGATTGGATCTTTGAAGAGTTTGAGGCATCTTGATTTCTCGCATTCGGATATTAAATCTATACCTGAAAATATTGGGTCCTTTGAACATCTAAGTTTCCTTGATGTTTCACGTACACCAATCTCAAAGATACCGGATTCCATCACTCGTATCAGCAGTTTAAAAACGTTGAAGTTCGATTCTTGTCGGAATTTAGTTGGCTTACCAAGTCAGCTAGGAGCACTGACACGACTAAGTTGTCTTGATTTGAGTGGTACTAATATAAAAGTATTGCCTGAATCATGCATTAGCAACCTCTGCAATTTGGAGATAATGAAACTTGGTAGAGAGTGTGAGCGGCCGAAAGAAATAAAGAATTGGCCGAAATTGAGAATTTTTACTCATGAGAGATTTTATGATGTGATGCCTAGAGGTATAGAAAGGCTTACCTGCCTTGAAACATTATATTACGTTGCTAGACAAGAAACAGAGGTCTGTGGAAGTCCCAGTAATAAGCGTTGTAGTGGCATTGAAGATTTAGCGGGTTTAAACTCCCTTCGGGAGTTATGGATCATAAAACTTGAAAATGTGAGAGGTGGAATAGAAGATGCAGAAACAGCAAAATTGAAGGACAAGCAACATCTTCGAGAATTAAATCTGTATTGGGGTTCCACTGATGATGACCAAGTACCGAGAAGTGTAAATGATACGGCTGTGTTGGAGGGTCTCCAGCCTCACTCAAAtttgaaaacattggacataaaTGGATTCTCAGGTTTAAAGCTTCCAAAGTGGATGATGGGTTGTTCATTGTCTAACTACCTTCCGGATTTGGCGAAAATAGATTTTACAGATTTCAATAATTGTGAGCAGCTTCCATCTCTGGGCATGCTCCCATTTCTTAGGGATCTTTCGATCTGGAGTATGAAATCAATCAAGTGTCTGGGTGAAGAATTCTATTATCAACaagaaaacagagaagaagaagaaagcagtaGTACTGCAAAGAGATCCTGCTCATTATTATTCCCTTGGTTAGTTGATTTGTGGATAATCGATTTGGAAAACTTAGAAGAATGGGTTGCTCCTCCactttcttctacttcttcttgttttccttcTCTTGAGACGATGACAATCAGAAACTGTAAAAGATTGAGAAGCACCCCACCGATAACTTCGTTTTCTTCTCTTAAGAGATTGGAATTATGGGGTATCAATGATAACGCAGTGAACTCATTACTCAATATAGGAGGAGAAGGATGTCTGCCCTCTCTCACATCCTTCGAAATATGGGATTCTCCAGATCAAATATATTTACCACCATTCGGCGCACTACTACAACACAGTACTCAGTCCCTTAAAATTACTCACTGCTCAAATTTTCAAGGTTTTCGTGATGATGGCGATAAtcgaaacaacaacaacagttctatTCGTTCGCTGTGGCTACAATATTGTCCTGTTCTCACATCTCTACCGGATTTACGATTATGTACTTCTCTCCGGGAATTGAGGATCAACAACTGCGATAAACTGAAGAATAAGGAGTCAATACCCTATGATCTTAAGAAGTCCCTCGCGTTTCTTGATGTACTCAAAGTTGATTTCATCCAA